In the genome of Mucisphaera calidilacus, one region contains:
- a CDS encoding ATP-binding protein produces the protein MNQHDDSQEVRELREHIQRLERMNLAMMDRIERTVDNAGSAYAMFESNIVMQQTIRERTMELAQANEALRREITERTIAEEQMRIARDQAEAASRAKSEFLANMSHEIRTPMTAILGYAELLNNEIDIEHDADQVGRIAHTIHNNANHLLSVINDILDMSKIEAGRMSVEMIDTNPVRLLSDVVAIMKPRADDKQIQLTSSFISSLPAIIQTDPTRLRQVLINIIGNAIKFTAHGSVDIVASCEAATQTLSFSIRDTGIGMTAGQLQQLNSFQAFTQADSSMSRRFGGTGLGLSISNSLARLLGGRIDIASTKDKGSTFTLTVHTGDLSHAQMIAPDDILTELERENRRRSCENTPTTCDVSLMNRRVLLAEDGPDNQRLIAHHLRKAGADVTLCDNGLLAVQTIENTPADQHPHVILMDMQMPVLDGYQATRRLRASHYAGPILALTAHVMDTDRQKCLDAGCDDYLSKPINAKHLIARCSQWARQNDHRNAA, from the coding sequence ATGAACCAGCACGACGACAGCCAGGAGGTCCGCGAGCTGCGGGAACATATTCAGCGTCTCGAACGCATGAACCTCGCCATGATGGACCGCATCGAACGCACCGTCGACAACGCCGGCAGCGCCTACGCCATGTTCGAGTCCAACATCGTCATGCAGCAGACCATCCGCGAGCGGACCATGGAACTCGCGCAGGCCAACGAGGCTCTGCGACGCGAGATCACCGAACGAACGATCGCCGAGGAGCAGATGCGCATCGCACGCGATCAGGCCGAGGCCGCCAGCCGCGCCAAGTCCGAGTTCCTCGCCAACATGAGCCACGAGATCCGCACACCCATGACCGCGATCCTTGGCTACGCCGAACTGCTCAACAACGAGATCGATATCGAACACGACGCCGATCAAGTCGGACGCATCGCCCACACCATCCACAACAACGCCAACCACCTGCTCAGCGTCATCAACGACATCCTCGATATGTCCAAGATCGAGGCCGGACGCATGTCCGTCGAGATGATCGACACCAACCCCGTCCGGCTCCTCAGCGACGTCGTCGCGATCATGAAGCCGCGAGCCGACGACAAGCAGATCCAACTCACTTCGAGCTTTATCAGCAGCCTGCCCGCCATCATCCAGACCGACCCCACACGCCTCAGGCAGGTGCTCATCAACATCATCGGCAACGCCATCAAGTTCACCGCCCACGGCAGCGTCGACATCGTCGCCAGCTGCGAAGCTGCGACACAGACGCTCAGCTTCAGCATCCGGGACACCGGCATCGGCATGACGGCTGGACAACTCCAACAACTCAACAGCTTCCAGGCATTCACCCAGGCCGACTCGAGCATGTCGCGACGCTTCGGCGGAACCGGTCTCGGACTCTCCATCTCCAACAGCCTCGCCCGACTGCTCGGCGGACGCATCGATATCGCCTCCACCAAAGACAAGGGAAGCACCTTTACCCTGACCGTGCACACCGGCGACCTGAGCCACGCCCAGATGATCGCCCCCGACGACATCCTCACCGAGCTGGAACGCGAGAACCGGCGGCGCAGCTGCGAAAACACCCCCACCACCTGCGACGTCTCACTCATGAATCGACGCGTCCTCCTCGCCGAGGACGGACCCGACAACCAGCGACTCATCGCCCACCACCTGCGCAAGGCCGGGGCCGACGTCACCCTCTGCGACAACGGCCTCCTCGCCGTGCAGACGATCGAGAACACACCCGCCGATCAGCACCCCCACGTCATCCTCATGGACATGCAGATGCCCGTCCTCGATGGCTACCAGGCCACACGACGACTCCGGGCCAGCCACTACGCCGGCCCCATCCTCGCCCTCACCGCGCACGTCATGGACACCGACCGCCAGAAATGCCTCGACGCCGGCTGCGACGATTACCTCTCCAAGCCCATCAACGCCAAACACCTCATCGCTCGGTGCAGCCAGTGGGCCAGGCAGAACGACCACCGAAACGCCGCCTAA
- a CDS encoding dockerin type I domain-containing protein: protein MTRTASLYAACALSLAAAPTASAVNLVIDYTYDSSNFFGAGNPDGLSAGLQAKASLEAAAHYLSSILTDSFDPISTPETYESQSFNGIVTYEWEAVISHPGTGASTSLLNLDIAQDEYRIYAGGRSLSGDTLGVGGAGGFGYSVSPSGFFTQAEIDEIDAISQSFISDVTTRGEPSGFARWGGSITFDSDNSTDWSYDYTTQPTPGTADFYSVALHELSHAVGFGATEWKNLITSSAFTGTASVASFGSTIPVHTEDNAHWQAGTDSTIYGSIFAQETAMDPDITIGDRKLFTDLDAAGLDDIGWATSLDFFDYDNDGNLDADDPDLLIASFLSLAPYLQQFDANGDGSHDANDLEHWIQRVYGTIAGDANLDGTVNLLDLSALAASFNTAGGGWSGADFNGDHNTNLLDLSVLASNFNKTAFLPEPASASLALLALVTLRRRH, encoded by the coding sequence ATGACGCGAACCGCCAGCCTCTACGCCGCCTGCGCCCTCTCACTCGCAGCCGCCCCCACCGCATCCGCCGTCAACCTCGTCATCGACTACACCTACGACTCCAGCAACTTCTTCGGCGCCGGCAACCCCGACGGGCTCAGCGCCGGACTCCAGGCCAAGGCCTCACTCGAAGCCGCCGCACACTACCTCTCAAGTATCCTCACCGACTCCTTCGACCCCATCAGCACACCCGAGACCTACGAAAGCCAGTCCTTCAACGGCATCGTCACCTACGAGTGGGAAGCCGTCATCAGCCACCCCGGCACCGGTGCCAGCACCTCACTCTTGAACCTCGACATCGCCCAGGACGAATACCGCATCTACGCCGGCGGCCGAAGCCTCTCAGGCGACACCCTCGGCGTCGGCGGCGCAGGCGGCTTCGGCTACAGCGTCTCGCCCTCCGGATTCTTCACCCAGGCCGAAATCGACGAGATCGACGCCATCAGCCAGAGCTTCATCAGCGACGTCACCACCCGAGGCGAGCCCTCAGGCTTCGCGCGATGGGGCGGGTCCATCACCTTCGACAGCGACAACTCCACCGACTGGTCCTACGACTACACCACCCAACCTACGCCCGGCACCGCCGACTTCTACTCCGTCGCGCTCCACGAACTCTCCCACGCCGTCGGCTTCGGCGCGACCGAGTGGAAAAACCTCATCACCAGCAGCGCCTTCACCGGAACCGCCTCCGTCGCCAGCTTCGGCTCCACCATCCCCGTCCACACCGAAGACAACGCACACTGGCAGGCCGGCACCGACAGCACCATCTACGGCTCCATCTTCGCCCAGGAAACCGCCATGGACCCCGACATCACCATCGGCGACCGCAAGCTCTTCACCGACCTCGACGCCGCCGGTCTCGACGACATCGGTTGGGCCACCTCCCTCGACTTCTTCGACTACGACAACGACGGCAACCTCGACGCCGACGACCCCGACCTGCTCATCGCCTCCTTCCTCTCACTCGCTCCCTACCTCCAGCAGTTCGACGCCAACGGCGACGGCAGCCACGACGCCAATGACCTTGAACACTGGATCCAACGCGTCTACGGCACCATCGCAGGCGACGCCAACCTCGACGGCACCGTCAACCTCCTCGACCTCTCCGCGCTCGCCGCCAGCTTCAACACCGCCGGCGGAGGGTGGTCCGGTGCCGACTTCAACGGCGACCACAACACCAACCTCCTCGACCTCTCCGTCCTCGCGTCCAATTTCAACAAGACCGCTTTCCTCCCCGAACCCGCCTCAGCCTCCCTCGCACTCCTCGCCCTCGTTACACTCAGAAGACGTCACTGA
- a CDS encoding choice-of-anchor I family protein translates to MKTSTRIAMLAAMAAGSAGLEARAAQPFGLVELSTYAHTENFDVGASEIASYDAATQRLFVINGETATVDVLDISDPTSPAALSGLVVGAGELTSTAVYNNVIAVTASLGDGLNGTLSFFDATTLTQIGSTFEVDATPDMVTFTPDGNKILLAHEGEPDYDANLDPEGSIGIFNVAGGVSPATVAGLGSGDLQLATFNAFDGDKASLIGDGVRIYGNPKDENSADLVTVSQDVEPEFITISPDSTTAWVTLQENNALAIVDLTTDTVTDIVPLGVKDHSVAGQGLDASDRDDKINITTHPVFGMYMSDAIANFQAGGQTYLVMANEGDDRSGEDERIGDLYDDGLIDASKFDDPDTLFAKENLGRLNVSTVNADTDGDGLIDVLNAFGARSFTIRDEAGNIVFDSGDMIEKMIAEEIPLYFNADNDNAEFDTKSDSQGPEPEGITVGVVDGRTLVFVGMEDVSGIMVFDVTDPTDVQYQSYYNDRDFTAQHDDDEPDFDLGALGHTGPEGLVFIDAADSPTGVPMLIVSYEVTGTTGIYQITQVPEPASLTLLGLGGLAMTRRR, encoded by the coding sequence ATGAAGACTTCGACGCGTATCGCGATGTTGGCGGCGATGGCCGCGGGTTCGGCGGGCCTTGAGGCTCGTGCGGCTCAGCCTTTCGGCCTGGTTGAGTTGAGCACTTATGCGCACACCGAGAATTTTGACGTGGGTGCGTCGGAGATCGCGTCGTATGACGCGGCGACGCAGCGGCTGTTCGTGATCAACGGAGAGACGGCGACGGTGGACGTGCTGGACATCTCTGACCCGACGTCGCCCGCGGCGTTGAGCGGTCTGGTTGTGGGTGCGGGCGAGCTGACGAGCACGGCGGTTTACAACAACGTGATCGCGGTGACGGCGAGCCTGGGTGATGGTCTGAACGGCACGCTAAGCTTCTTTGACGCGACGACGCTGACGCAGATCGGTTCGACGTTTGAGGTGGACGCGACGCCTGACATGGTGACGTTCACGCCTGACGGCAACAAGATTCTGCTCGCGCACGAGGGCGAGCCGGACTACGACGCGAATCTGGATCCCGAGGGTTCGATCGGTATTTTCAACGTTGCGGGTGGCGTAAGTCCGGCGACGGTTGCGGGCCTGGGCAGTGGTGATCTGCAGCTGGCGACGTTCAACGCTTTCGATGGCGACAAGGCTTCGCTGATCGGCGACGGTGTGCGTATCTACGGCAACCCGAAGGACGAGAACAGCGCGGACCTGGTGACGGTTTCGCAGGACGTTGAGCCCGAGTTCATCACGATCTCGCCTGACTCGACGACGGCGTGGGTGACGCTTCAGGAGAACAACGCGCTGGCGATCGTGGACCTGACGACCGACACGGTGACGGACATTGTTCCGCTGGGCGTGAAGGATCACAGCGTTGCGGGTCAGGGCCTCGACGCGTCGGACAGGGACGACAAGATCAACATCACGACGCACCCGGTGTTCGGCATGTACATGTCGGATGCGATCGCGAATTTTCAGGCGGGCGGCCAGACCTACCTCGTCATGGCGAACGAGGGCGATGACCGCAGCGGCGAGGACGAGCGTATCGGTGACCTGTATGACGACGGCCTGATCGACGCGAGCAAGTTCGATGATCCGGACACGCTGTTCGCGAAGGAGAACCTGGGTCGGCTGAACGTGTCGACGGTGAACGCGGACACGGACGGCGACGGTCTGATCGACGTGCTCAACGCCTTTGGTGCTCGGTCGTTCACGATCCGCGACGAGGCGGGCAACATCGTGTTTGATTCGGGCGACATGATCGAGAAGATGATCGCGGAGGAGATTCCGCTTTACTTCAACGCGGACAACGACAACGCGGAGTTCGACACCAAGAGCGACTCGCAGGGTCCCGAGCCCGAGGGCATCACGGTCGGCGTGGTAGACGGCCGTACGCTGGTGTTCGTGGGCATGGAGGACGTGAGCGGCATCATGGTGTTTGACGTCACCGATCCGACGGACGTTCAGTACCAGAGCTACTACAACGACCGCGACTTCACGGCGCAGCACGATGATGACGAGCCTGATTTTGACCTCGGTGCGCTGGGCCACACGGGTCCTGAGGGCCTGGTGTTCATCGATGCGGCGGACAGCCCGACGGGCGTGCCGATGCTGATCGTCAGCTACGAGGTGACGGGCACGACGGGGATATATCAGATCACGCAGGTTCCGGAGCCTGCGTCGCTGACGCTGCTCGGTCTGGGTGGTCTGGCGATGACCCGCCGTCGCTGA
- a CDS encoding alpha-mannosidase — translation MLETNPFPQFDLPRLARAKTRLEEMIWRVDPSPLAVSQSKPTRDHVTFAEAKKLAFKPVKRTPRYWGKVFDQCWWRVEIPKLKGDEQVYLLWRDRGEATLYADGEPVYGIDPGHHFAPLRKGVKQWMVESACCRTGIWVPGETQGLEAEGSRFEGAFLAYRDDEAWGAFHDFDVLIQLLDELRLPDYPSRVNRYDAVGYKPELHAAEPTFRWMLERMSRSVDALDREGVGAMRKVLAEVYRGLQGMDEKVKAVLTGHAHIDLVWLWPERVGEFKAIHTFSNTLSILEQYPEFRFGYSQPASYQAVERRCPSLMKRVRAAIDSGAWEATGAMQVESDTQLPCGEALVRAVAFGQRGFKEVRGEASRVLWLPDVFGYSGCVPQILAGFGVPYFFTTKLHWSTGQRFPYTSFRWMGHDGSEVLAHVIWNHYNMEAKPQELIRLAEHHRQAAVHDEFLVPTGFGDGGGGATEGMLERARRIKDLRGVPNASWGGIEPFFDRMAEKRDALPAWRGEMYLEFHRGVQTTQCALKNYYRRAERQLQVLEAVHAVKGMGPVDPVLWERVLFAQFHDYLPGSSVREVYDEAVPELASIGDVAEKEAAGALKGRGKACVFNPLAQPMTAAVNGAMRQLPPLSGVEVDSLDAIVAGDVKATKRSLVSERVEARFDAKGCVVSLVIDGEMVPLEGVAAEPWVFPDQPAMYNAWDVDRPTLAIGEAVSSKAEVVLDDSDGLMPRLSFTRRVGASSEMTVSYSLDPVRPVLHMDVEVDWQDRDTLLKLVFPTGYCGKQARYGAPFGSALRGQSAGPLANEAMFENPGSRWVTVSDDTEADGFMVVTERTYGFGVREGQVHVSLVRSPRMGRSGDAPVDSEGRAEHDYADLGRHHFRLAVGRFTADAVLEEQPAALADLLYAEPIEYRGGATEPVVYGVEGLSSVVPSWVKPEPGGGMTVRLQESLGRRGWVSLDLGGRSWHLTDLAGTPVSEATTHPCAVEVKPYQIISVRVG, via the coding sequence ATGCTTGAGACCAACCCCTTCCCGCAGTTTGACCTTCCCCGCCTGGCCCGTGCGAAGACTCGTCTCGAAGAGATGATCTGGCGGGTGGATCCCTCGCCTCTGGCGGTGTCGCAGTCGAAGCCGACGCGTGACCACGTGACGTTCGCTGAGGCGAAGAAGCTCGCGTTCAAGCCTGTGAAGCGGACGCCTCGTTATTGGGGCAAGGTGTTTGACCAGTGCTGGTGGCGGGTTGAGATCCCCAAGCTCAAGGGTGATGAGCAGGTTTATCTGCTGTGGCGGGACCGGGGGGAGGCGACGTTGTACGCGGATGGCGAGCCGGTGTACGGGATCGACCCGGGGCACCATTTTGCGCCGCTGCGCAAGGGTGTGAAGCAGTGGATGGTGGAGTCGGCGTGCTGCCGGACGGGGATCTGGGTGCCTGGCGAGACGCAGGGTCTGGAGGCGGAGGGGAGTCGTTTCGAGGGTGCTTTCCTGGCGTACCGTGATGATGAGGCGTGGGGTGCGTTTCATGATTTTGACGTGCTGATCCAGTTGCTGGACGAGCTGCGTCTGCCGGACTACCCGTCGCGGGTGAATCGTTATGACGCGGTGGGGTACAAGCCGGAGCTGCACGCGGCGGAGCCGACGTTCCGCTGGATGCTCGAGCGGATGAGTCGTTCGGTGGATGCGCTGGACCGCGAGGGCGTGGGGGCGATGCGGAAGGTGCTGGCGGAGGTTTACCGCGGGCTTCAGGGGATGGACGAGAAGGTCAAGGCGGTGTTGACGGGGCATGCGCACATCGATCTGGTGTGGCTGTGGCCTGAGCGTGTGGGCGAGTTCAAGGCGATCCACACGTTCTCGAACACGCTGAGCATCCTGGAGCAGTACCCGGAGTTCCGGTTCGGTTATTCGCAGCCGGCGAGTTACCAGGCGGTGGAGCGTCGTTGTCCGTCGCTGATGAAGCGTGTGCGGGCGGCGATTGATTCGGGTGCGTGGGAGGCCACGGGCGCGATGCAGGTGGAGTCGGACACGCAGCTGCCTTGCGGCGAGGCGCTGGTGCGTGCGGTGGCGTTCGGTCAGCGTGGCTTCAAGGAGGTGCGTGGCGAGGCGAGTCGTGTGTTGTGGCTGCCCGACGTGTTCGGGTATTCGGGTTGTGTGCCGCAGATTCTTGCGGGTTTTGGTGTGCCCTATTTCTTCACGACGAAGCTGCACTGGTCGACGGGTCAGCGTTTCCCGTACACGAGTTTCCGCTGGATGGGTCACGACGGCAGCGAGGTGCTGGCGCACGTGATCTGGAATCACTACAACATGGAGGCGAAGCCTCAGGAGCTGATCCGTCTGGCGGAGCATCATCGTCAGGCGGCGGTTCACGACGAGTTCCTGGTGCCGACGGGCTTTGGCGACGGCGGCGGCGGTGCGACGGAGGGGATGCTGGAGCGTGCGCGTCGGATCAAGGATCTGCGTGGCGTGCCGAATGCGTCGTGGGGCGGGATCGAGCCGTTCTTCGACCGGATGGCGGAGAAGCGGGACGCGTTGCCGGCGTGGCGTGGCGAGATGTACCTGGAGTTCCACCGTGGGGTTCAGACGACGCAGTGCGCGTTGAAGAACTACTACCGGCGTGCGGAGCGCCAGTTGCAGGTGCTGGAGGCGGTTCACGCGGTGAAGGGGATGGGGCCGGTGGACCCTGTGCTTTGGGAGCGTGTGCTGTTCGCGCAGTTCCACGATTATCTGCCGGGCAGCTCGGTGCGTGAGGTGTATGACGAGGCGGTGCCCGAGTTGGCGTCGATCGGTGATGTGGCTGAGAAGGAGGCGGCGGGGGCGTTGAAGGGTCGTGGCAAGGCGTGTGTGTTCAACCCGCTGGCGCAGCCGATGACGGCGGCGGTCAACGGTGCGATGCGTCAGCTCCCGCCCTTGAGCGGTGTTGAGGTGGATTCGCTGGACGCGATCGTTGCGGGTGATGTCAAGGCGACGAAGCGTAGTCTTGTGAGTGAGCGTGTGGAGGCTCGGTTTGACGCGAAGGGGTGCGTGGTTTCGCTGGTGATCGATGGCGAGATGGTGCCGCTGGAGGGCGTGGCTGCGGAGCCCTGGGTGTTCCCGGATCAGCCGGCGATGTACAACGCGTGGGACGTGGACCGGCCGACGCTTGCGATCGGCGAGGCGGTGTCGTCGAAGGCGGAGGTGGTGCTGGACGACTCGGACGGGTTGATGCCCAGGCTCAGTTTTACGCGTCGTGTGGGGGCGTCGAGTGAGATGACGGTGTCGTACAGCCTGGATCCGGTGCGTCCTGTGCTGCACATGGACGTGGAGGTGGACTGGCAGGATCGTGACACGCTGCTGAAGCTGGTGTTCCCGACGGGTTACTGCGGTAAGCAGGCTCGTTACGGTGCTCCGTTCGGCAGTGCGCTGCGTGGGCAGTCGGCGGGCCCGCTGGCGAACGAGGCGATGTTCGAGAACCCGGGCAGCCGCTGGGTGACGGTTTCGGACGACACCGAGGCGGACGGTTTCATGGTGGTGACGGAGCGGACGTACGGCTTTGGTGTGCGTGAGGGTCAGGTGCATGTGAGCCTGGTGCGGAGTCCGCGGATGGGGCGCTCGGGCGATGCCCCGGTGGACTCGGAGGGTCGTGCCGAGCATGATTACGCGGACCTTGGGCGTCATCACTTCCGATTGGCGGTTGGGCGTTTCACGGCGGACGCGGTGCTAGAGGAGCAGCCGGCGGCGCTGGCGGACCTGCTTTACGCCGAGCCGATTGAGTATCGCGGCGGGGCGACGGAGCCTGTGGTCTATGGGGTTGAGGGTTTGTCGTCGGTGGTGCCGAGTTGGGTGAAGCCTGAGCCGGGCGGGGGGATGACGGTTCGGCTGCAGGAGTCGCTCGGGCGACGGGGTTGGGTGAGTCTGGACCTGGGTGGTCGCTCGTGGCACCTGACGGATCTGGCGGGTACGCCTGTGAGCGAAGCGACGACGCATCCGTGTGCGGTTGAGGTGAAGCCTTATCAGATCATCAGCGTGCGCGTGGGGTAG
- a CDS encoding YSC84-related protein gives MIRSSLFVAGLATSLVALGGCSAPEPTSEKIDALTTKAEKAKAELIEEDAKVADLFSNAVGYAIFPDVTKGAWGFSGARGIGLVYEGSSPTATSCVGHGGIGFGLGGGTYKYVLFFNTQEAYDAFYSGKFGFNASATAVAGPHGKSADADFFKDVIIISNENVGLFANAEIGLHGFDTEPID, from the coding sequence ATGATTCGCAGTAGCCTGTTTGTTGCCGGTCTCGCCACCAGCCTGGTCGCTTTGGGTGGTTGCTCGGCCCCTGAGCCGACGAGTGAGAAGATTGACGCGTTGACGACCAAGGCCGAGAAGGCCAAGGCGGAGCTGATCGAGGAGGATGCCAAGGTTGCGGACCTGTTCAGCAACGCCGTTGGCTACGCGATCTTCCCCGACGTGACCAAGGGTGCGTGGGGCTTCAGTGGTGCCCGTGGCATCGGCTTGGTTTACGAGGGCAGCAGCCCGACGGCGACGAGCTGTGTCGGTCACGGCGGCATCGGTTTTGGTCTGGGTGGCGGGACGTACAAGTACGTTCTGTTCTTCAACACGCAGGAGGCGTATGACGCTTTCTACAGCGGCAAGTTCGGCTTCAATGCCTCGGCGACCGCGGTTGCCGGCCCGCACGGCAAGAGTGCTGACGCTGATTTCTTCAAGGACGTGATCATCATCTCGAACGAGAATGTTGGTCTGTTCGCGAACGCCGAGATCGGCCTGCACGGCTTCGACACCGAGCCGATCGACTGA
- the dps gene encoding DNA starvation/stationary phase protection protein Dps, with amino-acid sequence MIAKSGMRATKNHVAAESREKLVAMQNGLLAALTDLHSQLKQAHWNLRGPGFIALHEMFDEAAGEVTGYIDDVAERIGQLGGLASGTVRDAAAATPLAAYPEGLTEQAMTIEVVSTALAETAKRTRQAIDDADNLGDQVTADLYTEITAGLDKTLWFVESHVG; translated from the coding sequence ATGATTGCGAAATCGGGAATGCGTGCTACGAAGAATCATGTGGCGGCTGAGTCTCGCGAGAAGCTGGTGGCGATGCAGAACGGTCTGCTGGCGGCTTTGACGGACCTGCACAGCCAGTTGAAGCAGGCTCACTGGAACCTGCGTGGGCCGGGGTTCATTGCGCTGCACGAGATGTTTGACGAGGCGGCGGGTGAGGTGACGGGGTACATCGACGACGTGGCGGAGCGGATCGGTCAGCTGGGTGGACTGGCGTCGGGGACGGTTCGGGATGCTGCTGCGGCGACGCCTCTGGCGGCGTACCCGGAGGGCCTGACGGAGCAGGCGATGACGATCGAGGTGGTGTCGACGGCGCTGGCGGAGACGGCGAAGCGTACCAGGCAGGCGATCGACGATGCGGACAATCTGGGCGATCAGGTGACGGCGGATTTGTACACGGAGATCACGGCGGGTCTGGACAAAACTTTGTGGTTTGTGGAGTCGCATGTCGGATGA
- a CDS encoding Fur family transcriptional regulator, which yields MASAPKTTEDGQGGGSGGRKTQQRDVIRRVLEDAGRPLAVGEILEASGAVLPSVGQATVYRTIRYFDERGLLTPIELPGEPTRYEWKRSDAHAHFTCEVCGRTFCVDAERVAVTVRLPAGFEAGEQQVFLRGCCPDCAE from the coding sequence ATGGCCAGTGCACCGAAAACGACTGAAGACGGGCAGGGGGGTGGTTCGGGTGGTCGCAAGACGCAGCAGCGGGACGTGATCCGTCGTGTGCTGGAGGATGCGGGGCGTCCGCTGGCGGTGGGTGAGATTCTGGAGGCGTCGGGTGCGGTGCTGCCGAGCGTGGGGCAGGCGACGGTGTACCGGACGATTCGGTATTTCGATGAGCGTGGTTTGTTGACGCCTATTGAGTTGCCGGGCGAGCCGACGCGTTATGAATGGAAGCGATCGGATGCGCACGCGCACTTTACGTGCGAGGTTTGTGGTCGGACGTTTTGTGTGGACGCGGAGCGTGTGGCGGTGACGGTGCGTTTGCCTGCGGGCTTTGAGGCGGGCGAGCAGCAGGTGTTCCTGCGGGGTTGTTGCCCGGACTGCGCGGAGTGA
- a CDS encoding PLDc N-terminal domain-containing protein: MLELILSLVVLAVAIYAIIDVVGQPMSTGKKTIWIILILLFPLLGAIIYFLVGRG; this comes from the coding sequence ATGCTCGAACTCATCCTCAGCCTCGTCGTTCTGGCCGTCGCCATCTACGCCATCATTGACGTCGTCGGCCAGCCCATGAGCACCGGCAAGAAAACCATCTGGATCATCCTCATCCTCCTCTTCCCCCTCCTCGGCGCTATCATCTACTTCCTCGTCGGCCGGGGATGA
- a CDS encoding FIST N-terminal domain-containing protein: protein MLPAITASSRLKTAIATTSETNPQRAVAHLIDQLGCTHADALTYFASPDYDFKTVASLLDDAIHAPSIGCTTAGELGADHGYTRGGIIATAITSDELSFEPHLIRDLSTFDTLRAKEEFIDSGRLSNPDFGMLLIDGLSMAEEQVAAALYNILGDKPLVGGSAGDNMRFRETWVAVNGEACRNAAALALVNTTLPYRVFHTHHFEPTDQRLVITRAIPDQRIVIEINGYPAAIGYAKAIGRDVEELNASVFAANPLMLSIGGEYFMRAIQSANDDNSLTLYCAIDEGLVMRIARGNNLTQSIRQQVDAINEQLSSPQIIIAFDCIMRRLESQKNGTLAEAGRAFHSLPVVGFSTYGEQYNGLHVNQTMTGVAIGDAA from the coding sequence GTGCTTCCAGCCATCACCGCGTCATCTCGACTGAAAACGGCCATCGCCACCACCTCAGAAACGAACCCCCAACGCGCCGTCGCGCACCTGATCGATCAGCTCGGCTGCACACACGCCGACGCACTCACTTACTTCGCCAGCCCCGATTACGATTTCAAGACCGTCGCCTCGCTCCTCGACGACGCGATCCATGCCCCCTCCATCGGATGCACCACCGCAGGCGAACTCGGGGCCGATCACGGCTACACCCGCGGCGGCATCATCGCGACCGCCATCACCTCCGACGAACTGAGCTTTGAACCCCATCTCATCCGTGACCTGAGCACCTTCGACACACTGCGTGCCAAGGAAGAATTCATCGACTCCGGCCGTCTCAGCAACCCCGACTTCGGCATGCTGCTCATCGACGGCCTGAGCATGGCCGAGGAGCAAGTCGCGGCCGCCCTCTACAACATCCTCGGCGACAAGCCGCTCGTGGGCGGATCGGCCGGCGACAACATGCGCTTCCGCGAAACCTGGGTGGCCGTCAACGGCGAAGCCTGTCGCAACGCAGCGGCGCTGGCACTCGTCAACACGACGCTGCCCTACCGGGTCTTCCACACGCACCACTTCGAACCCACAGACCAGCGGCTGGTCATCACCCGCGCCATCCCCGACCAACGAATCGTCATCGAGATCAACGGGTATCCCGCCGCGATCGGGTACGCCAAGGCCATCGGCCGAGACGTCGAAGAGCTCAACGCCAGCGTATTCGCCGCCAACCCGCTCATGCTCTCCATCGGCGGCGAATACTTCATGCGCGCCATCCAGAGCGCTAACGACGACAACAGCCTCACCCTCTACTGCGCCATCGACGAGGGACTCGTCATGCGCATCGCACGCGGCAACAACCTCACACAGAGCATCCGCCAGCAGGTCGATGCCATCAACGAGCAACTCTCCAGCCCACAGATCATCATCGCCTTCGACTGCATCATGCGGCGACTGGAGTCACAGAAAAACGGCACACTCGCTGAGGCGGGGCGGGCGTTCCACAGCCTACCCGTCGTCGGGTTCTCAACCTATGGCGAGCAGTACAACGGGCTACACGTCAACCAGACCATGACGGGCGTCGCGATCGGGGACGCAGCATGA